The following proteins are encoded in a genomic region of Oncorhynchus kisutch isolate 150728-3 linkage group LG4, Okis_V2, whole genome shotgun sequence:
- the LOC109889867 gene encoding bone morphogenetic protein receptor type-1A isoform X1 has product MTVLPFFIAAVGVWILLVIRAEGIQTGQNPDHMLHGTGHKHESRKPGDDTTVAPEDAARFLSCYCSGYCPEDHKNNTCETNGQCFAIIEEDENGEAILTSGCMKYEGSHFQCKDSPRAQTRRTIECCGTDFCNRDLQPTLPPPMDTGSYFGSAHWLAFLISMTVCCCTLICITVVCYYRYKWQTERQQYHRELEQDEAFIPVGESLKDLINQCQSSGSGSGLPLLVQRTIAKQIQMVRQIGKGRYGEVWLGRWRGEKVAVKVFFTREEASWFRETEIYQTVLMRHENILGFIAADIKGTGAFTQLFLITDYHENGSLYDYLRFTTLDTQSLLRLAYSAACGLCHLHTEIYGTQGKPAIAHRDLKSKNILMKKNGTCCIADLGLAVKFNSDTNEVDVPLSTRVGTRRYMAPEVLAETLNKNHFQAYIMADIYSYGLVIWEIARRCITGGIVEDHQLPYYEMVPSDPSFEDMLEVVCVKGLRPTVSNRWNGDECLRTMLKLMSECWAHNPASRLTILRVKKTLAKMVESQDIKM; this is encoded by the exons AtgactgtgcttccctttttcATCGCTGCAGTGGGAGTCTGGATCCTACTGGTGATCAGAGCTGAAGGTATTCAAA ctGGTCAGAATCCAGACCACATGCTCCACGGCACCGGGCACAAGCATGAGTCCAGGAAGCCTGGGGACGACACCACGGTGGCCCCAGAGGACGCCGCCCGCTTTCTGAGCTGCTACTGCTCGGGTTACTGTCCAGAGGACCACAAAAATAACACCTGCGA GACGAATGGCCAATGTTTTGCCATCATAGAGGAGGATGAGAACGGAGAAGCTATTCTGACCTCTGGCTGCATGAAGTATGAAGGCTCACATTTTCAATGCAAG GATTCGCCCAGGGCTCAGACAAGGCGAACGATCGAATGCTGCGGGACGGACTTCTGTAATCGGGACCTGCAGCCCACATTACCTCCCCCAATGGACACTG GTTCCTACTTTGGCAGTGCCCACTGGCTGGCGTTCCTTATATCAATGACCGTATGCTGCTGCACTCTCATCTGCATCACAGTAGTCTGTTACTACAG GTACAAGTGGCAGACGGAGCGGCAGCAGTACCACCGGGAGCTGGAGCAGGACGAGGCCTTCATCCCTGTGGGAGAGTCTCTCAAAGACCTCATCAACCAGTGCCAGTCTTCTGGCAGTGGCTCTGGGCTCCCCCTGCTG GTGCAGCGCACCATTGCCAAGCAGATCCAGATGGTGCGTCAGATCGGCAAGGGGCGCTACGGCGAGGTGTGGCTGGGCCGCTGGCGGGGAGAGAAGGTGGCCGTCAAGGTGTTCTTCACCCGGGAGGAGGCCAGCTGGTTCAGAGAGACCGAGATCTACCAGACAGTCCTCATGAGGCACGAGAACATACTGG GTTTCATAGCGGCAGACATCAAGGGTACCGGGGCCTTCACCCAGCTCTTCCTCATCACAGACTACCACGAGAACGGCTCTCTGTACGACTACCTGAGGTTCACCACGCTGGACACCCAGAGCCTGCTGCGACTGGCCTACTCCGCCGCCTGCGGCCTGTGTCACCTCCACACGGAGATCTACGGCACCCAGGGTAAGCCGGCCATCGCCCACCGAGACCTGAAGAGCAAGAACATCCTGATGAAGAAGAACGGCACCTGCTGCATCGCTGACCTGGGCCTGGCCGTGAAGTTCAACAG TGATACCAACGAGGTAGACGTCCCTCTGAGTACACGGGTGGGGACTCGGAGGTACATGGCCCCAGAGGTGCTGGCCGAGACCCTGAACAAGAACCACTTCCAGGCCTACATCATGGCTGATATATATAGCTACGGTCTCGTCATCTGGGAGATTGCCCGCCGCTGTATAACAGGAG gtATAGTGGAGGATCATCAGCTGCCATACTATGAGATGGTGCCGTCAGACCCGTCCTTCGAGGACATGCTGGAGGTGGTGTGTGTAAAAGGGCTGCGGCCCACCGTGTCCAACAGGTGGAACGGTGACGAG TGTCTGAGAACCATGCTGAAGCTGATGTCTGAGTGCTGGGCCCACAACCCTGCCTCACGCCTCACCATCTTACGAGTCAAGAAGACCCTGGCCAAAATGGTGGAATCACAGGACATCAAAATGTGA
- the LOC109889867 gene encoding bone morphogenetic protein receptor type-1A isoform X2, which produces MTVLPFFIAAVGVWILLVIRAEAGQNPDHMLHGTGHKHESRKPGDDTTVAPEDAARFLSCYCSGYCPEDHKNNTCETNGQCFAIIEEDENGEAILTSGCMKYEGSHFQCKDSPRAQTRRTIECCGTDFCNRDLQPTLPPPMDTGSYFGSAHWLAFLISMTVCCCTLICITVVCYYRYKWQTERQQYHRELEQDEAFIPVGESLKDLINQCQSSGSGSGLPLLVQRTIAKQIQMVRQIGKGRYGEVWLGRWRGEKVAVKVFFTREEASWFRETEIYQTVLMRHENILGFIAADIKGTGAFTQLFLITDYHENGSLYDYLRFTTLDTQSLLRLAYSAACGLCHLHTEIYGTQGKPAIAHRDLKSKNILMKKNGTCCIADLGLAVKFNSDTNEVDVPLSTRVGTRRYMAPEVLAETLNKNHFQAYIMADIYSYGLVIWEIARRCITGGIVEDHQLPYYEMVPSDPSFEDMLEVVCVKGLRPTVSNRWNGDECLRTMLKLMSECWAHNPASRLTILRVKKTLAKMVESQDIKM; this is translated from the exons AtgactgtgcttccctttttcATCGCTGCAGTGGGAGTCTGGATCCTACTGGTGATCAGAGCTGAAG ctGGTCAGAATCCAGACCACATGCTCCACGGCACCGGGCACAAGCATGAGTCCAGGAAGCCTGGGGACGACACCACGGTGGCCCCAGAGGACGCCGCCCGCTTTCTGAGCTGCTACTGCTCGGGTTACTGTCCAGAGGACCACAAAAATAACACCTGCGA GACGAATGGCCAATGTTTTGCCATCATAGAGGAGGATGAGAACGGAGAAGCTATTCTGACCTCTGGCTGCATGAAGTATGAAGGCTCACATTTTCAATGCAAG GATTCGCCCAGGGCTCAGACAAGGCGAACGATCGAATGCTGCGGGACGGACTTCTGTAATCGGGACCTGCAGCCCACATTACCTCCCCCAATGGACACTG GTTCCTACTTTGGCAGTGCCCACTGGCTGGCGTTCCTTATATCAATGACCGTATGCTGCTGCACTCTCATCTGCATCACAGTAGTCTGTTACTACAG GTACAAGTGGCAGACGGAGCGGCAGCAGTACCACCGGGAGCTGGAGCAGGACGAGGCCTTCATCCCTGTGGGAGAGTCTCTCAAAGACCTCATCAACCAGTGCCAGTCTTCTGGCAGTGGCTCTGGGCTCCCCCTGCTG GTGCAGCGCACCATTGCCAAGCAGATCCAGATGGTGCGTCAGATCGGCAAGGGGCGCTACGGCGAGGTGTGGCTGGGCCGCTGGCGGGGAGAGAAGGTGGCCGTCAAGGTGTTCTTCACCCGGGAGGAGGCCAGCTGGTTCAGAGAGACCGAGATCTACCAGACAGTCCTCATGAGGCACGAGAACATACTGG GTTTCATAGCGGCAGACATCAAGGGTACCGGGGCCTTCACCCAGCTCTTCCTCATCACAGACTACCACGAGAACGGCTCTCTGTACGACTACCTGAGGTTCACCACGCTGGACACCCAGAGCCTGCTGCGACTGGCCTACTCCGCCGCCTGCGGCCTGTGTCACCTCCACACGGAGATCTACGGCACCCAGGGTAAGCCGGCCATCGCCCACCGAGACCTGAAGAGCAAGAACATCCTGATGAAGAAGAACGGCACCTGCTGCATCGCTGACCTGGGCCTGGCCGTGAAGTTCAACAG TGATACCAACGAGGTAGACGTCCCTCTGAGTACACGGGTGGGGACTCGGAGGTACATGGCCCCAGAGGTGCTGGCCGAGACCCTGAACAAGAACCACTTCCAGGCCTACATCATGGCTGATATATATAGCTACGGTCTCGTCATCTGGGAGATTGCCCGCCGCTGTATAACAGGAG gtATAGTGGAGGATCATCAGCTGCCATACTATGAGATGGTGCCGTCAGACCCGTCCTTCGAGGACATGCTGGAGGTGGTGTGTGTAAAAGGGCTGCGGCCCACCGTGTCCAACAGGTGGAACGGTGACGAG TGTCTGAGAACCATGCTGAAGCTGATGTCTGAGTGCTGGGCCCACAACCCTGCCTCACGCCTCACCATCTTACGAGTCAAGAAGACCCTGGCCAAAATGGTGGAATCACAGGACATCAAAATGTGA